The Mycobacterium riyadhense sequence CGTAGTCCGCCGTCCAACTCCCTGAGCCGATGCCTGGGTAAATCTTTTGCCGCCAGATCACATGCAGCACGCCCCATCGTTGGGCATTCGCCAACGCATATCCTGCGATTTGGTTGCCGAGCTCGATACCCTCGGGGCTGTCATGGTTCGGGATCATGACGTCGATCGCCAACCCGTTGGGATGCCACGGCAAGGGGTCCTGCCGGAACCCGAAGATCCGGGTGACCTGGGGAAACAGCAGGCTAATGGCACGGGCGGCCCAGATGGTCTTGACCTGCAAGCCCTCTTCGGGCGCGCGGCCAGTAGGCAACGCGAACTGAAATCCCTGGGCAGCGAGAGGCGCGCTGCCCGCCAACAATTCCGTCTCCGCGGGACTGGCGGTGCGCGGGGCGCCGGCCGGCACGGCTGCGGGGCGCGTCGGGGTCGCTGCGGCGATCTCAACGTGGCGCGGTGGCTCTGTGCGTTGGGCGTACAGCATTGCGGCGGAGACGAGGATCGAGGCCACGAGTGCCAACCACCGGGCCCGGCCCTTGGTTAACACGTTTACGCGCACGAACAGCACTTTAGTGTCGCGTGCGACGCATGTGGCAACGTTTGTTATCTGTTCGTTGTCAATTGCCGGTGCGCTCGCGGTGCTTGCACCCCGGCCAGCAGCAGGGGCGGCGCTTGCCTTCTTCCAGTTCCTCCTGGGTCCGGCGAATGCGGCGCGATCGGGTCGCGGCCTGCTTTGCATCGTCGACCCAGCAGATGAACTCGTTGCGCGCCAAGGGCGTTATGTCATTCCAAGCAGCAAGCGCCGTGGAGTTCGCGATCAGGGCTTCGCGCAGGTCTGCGGGCAGCTTGTGCACCACGCCACCGGGTACTCGCTC is a genomic window containing:
- a CDS encoding glycoside hydrolase; the encoded protein is MLFVRVNVLTKGRARWLALVASILVSAAMLYAQRTEPPRHVEIAAATPTRPAAVPAGAPRTASPAETELLAGSAPLAAQGFQFALPTGRAPEEGLQVKTIWAARAISLLFPQVTRIFGFRQDPLPWHPNGLAIDVMIPNHDSPEGIELGNQIAGYALANAQRWGVLHVIWRQKIYPGIGSGSWTADYGNETANHYDHVHIATDGGGYPNGRETYFIGSMSPAPPG
- a CDS encoding YdeI/OmpD-associated family protein yields the protein MANERVPGGVVHKLPADLREALIANSTALAAWNDITPLARNEFICWVDDAKQAATRSRRIRRTQEELEEGKRRPCCWPGCKHRERTGN